The Piliocolobus tephrosceles isolate RC106 chromosome 3, ASM277652v3, whole genome shotgun sequence genome has a window encoding:
- the LOC111547873 gene encoding high mobility group protein B3: protein MAKGDPKKPKGKMSAYAFFVQTCREEHKKKNPEVPVNFAEFSKKCSERWKTMSGKEKSKFDEMAKADKVRYDREMKDYGPAKGGKKKKDPNAPKRPPSGFFLFCSEFRPKIKSTNPGISIGDVAKKLGEMWNNLNDSEKQPYITKAAKLKEKYEKDVADYKSKGKFDGAKGPAKVARKKVEEEDEEEEEEEEEEEKEEDE from the coding sequence ATGGCTAAAGGTGACCCGAAGAAACCAAAGGGCAAGATGTCTGCTTATGCCTTCTTTGTGCAGACGTGCAGAGAAGAACATAAGAAGAAAAACCCAGAGGTCCCTGTGAACTTTGCAGAATTTTCCAAGAAGTGCTCTGAGAGGTGGAAGACGATGTCCGGGAAAGAGAAATCTAAATTTGATGAAATGGCAAAGGCAGATAAAGTGCGCTATGACCGGGAAATGAAGGATTATGGACCAGCTAAGGGAGGCAAGAAGAAGAAGGATCCTAATGCTCCCAAAAGGCCACCGTCTGGATTCTTCCTGTTCTGTTCAGAATTCCGTCCCAAGATCAAATCCACAAACCCTGGCATCTCTATTGGAGACGTGGCAAAAAAGCTAGGTGAGATGTGGAATAATTTAAATGACAGTGAAAAGCAGCCTTACATCACTAAGGCAGCAAAGCTGAAGGAGAAGTATGAGAAGGATGTTGCTGACTATAAGTCAAAAGGAAAGTTTGATGGTGCAAAGGGTCCTGCTAAAGTTGCCCGGAAAAAGgtggaagaggaagatgaagaagaggaggaggaagaagaggaggaggagaaggaggaggatgaataa